Proteins encoded in a region of the Deltaproteobacteria bacterium genome:
- a CDS encoding response regulator, whose protein sequence is MMRILIVDDNEALTVLMKEMLETEGVYDVETAENGEDGYLAFLNFKPDVILTDIEMPVKNGIEMVRDIRVHYPSVKTIYMSGDLNRYRMLLENEETEYKADLLNKPFSFSKVMGLFHEYQNEATDMRCHSQGDLCQ, encoded by the coding sequence ATGATGAGGATATTGATTGTTGATGACAATGAAGCCTTGACCGTTCTCATGAAGGAGATGCTGGAGACAGAAGGGGTTTATGATGTGGAGACGGCGGAGAATGGTGAAGATGGCTATTTAGCCTTTCTAAACTTTAAACCTGATGTCATTCTCACGGATATCGAGATGCCGGTTAAGAACGGTATTGAAATGGTAAGAGACATTCGGGTGCACTATCCCAGCGTAAAAACCATCTATATGAGCGGTGACTTAAACAGATACCGAATGCTCCTTGAAAACGAAGAAACCGAATACAAGGCAGATCTCCTAAATAAGCCCTTTTCGTTTTCAAAGGTAATGGGTCTGTTTCACGAATATCAAAACGAAGCAACTGATATGAGATGCCACTCTCAGGGCGATCTTTGTCAGTAG
- a CDS encoding hsp70 family protein, producing the protein MTTNYIVGIDLGTTNSAVSYIDLSRADREAPPRIEGFEIPQLTAPGEISMLKVLPSFLYLPGDHELDNNGLQATWTSEKKGVAGAFARNQGVKVPKRLVSSAKSWLCHGKVDRRAPILPWGGDGQIARMSPVAVTAAYLRHIKEAWNQDKREDKGRYLENQNVLITVPASFDEVARDLTMEAAAQAGLRHITLLEEPLAAFYCWLSMHEGGWDRFVRPGELILVCDVGGGTTDFTLITLRERNGHPVFERIAVGDHLILGGDNMDLALAHRCEARLQGEMGRRLSLDRWQALCSQCRQAKERLLNSLSESETITLLGEGRKLIAGTVSTRLSKEEVESAILDGFFPLIAPGESLIEKPRQGMIEFGLPYAQDPAITRHLIRFLEHHREDVREMLGKATPRPDLILFNGAALKPPPVQERIREAVSRWCGVEEGPLPRILQNPDLDLAVSVGASYYGLVRKGQGVRVDSGSARAYYLGVHLETDMPEEGIAHPSLPQTAVCLVERHMPEGTANALTDRKFHVLANQPVQFYLYSSSYRTGDRVGEFVPVDDTLTPLPPLYTVIKFGKKAGETVIPVEVEADYTEMGTLAVWCRSARSPHRWRFQFRLRQTDPPPEVSDREVFEESLVNEALEAVRKAFSAKDGNRETTRLIKTLTAVVDRPKELWPLGLIRRIADELLSLRSARGRNPDHEARWLNLIGFCMRPGFGDPLDGHRLENLWRIFHEGLVHDKHAQIRSEWWVLWRRVAGGLSAGQQVKVLQEILSRIKPGKGDKKKRLAPQEHMEIWMTAANLERVPQNDKVVLGGLLLESLRPGKTRPQYWWSLSRIGAREPLYGPVDRVIPPDVIASWVDRILKSGWRDLRPVGAALAHMSRLVGDRKRDLDPELVQRVIAWIAPHEWSEQYITPLKEVVPLDRNEESVIFGESLPSGIQLRMD; encoded by the coding sequence ATGACCACTAACTACATCGTAGGAATCGATTTAGGCACCACCAACTCAGCAGTCAGTTATATTGATCTATCTCGTGCGGACCGTGAAGCCCCTCCCCGCATAGAGGGCTTTGAGATCCCCCAGCTTACCGCTCCGGGTGAAATCTCAATGCTCAAAGTCCTCCCCTCGTTTTTGTACCTCCCCGGCGATCATGAACTGGACAACAATGGACTGCAGGCGACCTGGACCTCTGAAAAAAAGGGGGTTGCAGGCGCATTTGCCAGGAACCAGGGGGTAAAAGTCCCCAAACGGCTGGTCTCCTCAGCCAAGAGCTGGCTCTGCCACGGCAAGGTGGATCGCAGGGCCCCTATCCTCCCCTGGGGGGGGGACGGTCAGATAGCGAGGATGTCCCCGGTTGCTGTAACCGCCGCCTATCTGAGACATATCAAAGAGGCCTGGAACCAGGATAAAAGGGAAGACAAAGGGCGCTATCTGGAAAATCAGAATGTGCTTATTACCGTGCCTGCCTCCTTTGATGAGGTGGCCCGGGATCTGACCATGGAGGCCGCTGCCCAGGCCGGATTAAGACATATCACCCTTCTGGAAGAGCCGCTGGCCGCCTTCTACTGCTGGCTGAGCATGCATGAAGGTGGGTGGGACCGGTTTGTCCGGCCCGGAGAATTGATTCTGGTGTGTGACGTGGGGGGAGGAACCACCGACTTCACCCTCATCACCCTTCGAGAGAGGAACGGCCATCCGGTCTTTGAACGGATTGCAGTGGGCGATCACCTGATCCTGGGGGGCGACAACATGGACCTTGCCCTGGCCCATCGGTGTGAAGCACGTCTCCAGGGAGAAATGGGCAGGCGGTTAAGCCTGGACCGCTGGCAGGCCCTTTGCAGTCAATGCCGCCAGGCCAAGGAAAGGCTACTTAACTCCCTTTCCGAGTCAGAGACCATCACCCTGTTAGGCGAAGGGAGGAAGTTGATCGCCGGTACGGTATCCACGCGATTGTCTAAGGAAGAGGTGGAATCGGCCATCCTGGACGGCTTTTTCCCCCTGATCGCGCCGGGGGAATCCCTGATTGAGAAGCCCCGGCAGGGGATGATCGAGTTCGGGCTGCCATATGCCCAGGATCCGGCCATTACCCGTCACCTGATCCGATTTCTGGAACACCACAGGGAGGATGTCAGGGAGATGCTGGGAAAAGCGACGCCGAGGCCGGACCTGATTCTTTTTAACGGCGCCGCGTTGAAGCCTCCCCCTGTTCAGGAACGGATCCGAGAAGCGGTTTCAAGATGGTGTGGTGTGGAAGAGGGACCTCTGCCCCGTATCCTTCAAAATCCTGACCTGGACCTTGCCGTATCCGTGGGGGCCTCTTACTACGGTCTGGTCAGAAAGGGTCAGGGGGTCCGGGTAGACAGCGGCAGCGCCCGGGCCTACTACCTGGGAGTTCATCTTGAGACGGATATGCCGGAGGAGGGGATTGCCCACCCCTCTCTCCCGCAGACAGCCGTCTGTCTGGTGGAGCGTCACATGCCGGAGGGGACCGCGAACGCGCTGACAGATAGAAAATTCCATGTACTTGCCAATCAACCGGTACAATTTTATCTATACAGCTCCAGTTACCGGACAGGAGACCGGGTGGGGGAGTTCGTTCCTGTCGATGATACCCTCACCCCGCTGCCCCCCCTTTACACAGTGATCAAGTTCGGCAAAAAGGCCGGGGAGACTGTGATCCCGGTGGAGGTGGAGGCTGATTACACGGAGATGGGGACACTGGCCGTCTGGTGTCGATCTGCTCGGAGTCCCCACCGGTGGCGGTTCCAGTTCCGGTTGCGGCAAACGGACCCGCCACCTGAGGTGTCGGACAGAGAGGTTTTTGAGGAATCATTGGTGAATGAGGCCTTGGAAGCAGTGAGAAAGGCCTTCTCTGCCAAGGACGGGAACAGAGAGACCACCCGCCTCATCAAGACGCTCACCGCTGTAGTCGATCGCCCAAAGGAACTATGGCCCCTCGGTTTGATACGCCGAATCGCCGATGAACTCCTGTCTCTCAGATCGGCCAGGGGGCGAAACCCGGACCATGAGGCCCGGTGGTTGAACCTGATCGGATTCTGCATGCGACCGGGATTCGGGGACCCCCTGGATGGGCACCGTCTTGAAAATCTCTGGAGGATCTTCCATGAAGGGTTGGTTCATGACAAACATGCCCAGATCCGGTCCGAGTGGTGGGTGTTGTGGCGCAGGGTGGCAGGGGGACTTTCCGCGGGTCAGCAGGTTAAGGTATTACAGGAAATTTTGTCGCGGATCAAGCCCGGCAAGGGGGACAAAAAGAAGAGGCTGGCTCCGCAGGAGCATATGGAGATCTGGATGACTGCGGCCAACCTGGAACGAGTCCCGCAGAATGACAAGGTCGTCTTGGGAGGCCTTCTTTTAGAGAGTCTTCGGCCCGGCAAAACCCGACCTCAATACTGGTGGTCTCTTTCAAGGATCGGCGCCAGAGAACCCCTTTACGGGCCTGTTGACAGGGTGATTCCGCCGGACGTGATTGCCTCCTGGGTTGACAGAATTTTAAAATCCGGATGGCGGGACCTCAGGCCGGTGGGCGCTGCTCTGGCCCACATGAGCCGCCTCGTCGGGGACCGGAAGCGGGACTTGGATCCGGAACTTGTGCAACGCGTAATAGCCTGGATCGCCCCCCATGAATGGTCAGAACAGTACATAACGCCTTTGAAGGAAGTGGTTCCTCTGGACCGGAACGAAGAGAGCGTAATCTTCGGTGAATCTCTCCCCTCGGGAATACAGTTGCGGATGGACTGA
- a CDS encoding Hsp70 family protein: protein MSEPVYVIGIDLGTTNSVAAFAKIPVDEYDEPAINIFKIPQLVGPGSIGESAVLPSFLFLPAPHDLPEGSLELPWDKGNSLAVGEFARDRGAEIPLRAIASTKSWLCHTGVDRNEAILPWEAPEDSPKLSPVEASAAILRHIKDSWNHVMAEHDERLRLENQEVFLTVPASFDAVARDLTVKAAELAGFPKSTLLEEPQAAFYAWLNSAKEGWRELVSVGDRILVADIGGGTTDFSLIEVSQEEGGLALERVAVGDHLLVGGDNMDLTLAYTVANRLAVKGQKLDAYQMRTLCHSCRSAKEHLFREEGLDVWPVTILGRGSRLIGNTIKTELTWGEVEEVLTRGFFPECDRTVRPREQLRTGMREMGLSYTSDPAVTHHLARFLGQQDAAYAEAGEGRFVCPTAVLFNGGVMKAGGLRRRVLDLLSSWADSEKQPRPSEIETHDFDLAVARGAAYYGLVRRGRGVRIRSGLSRTYYIGIEAAMPAVPGVPTPVKALCVAPFGMEEGAEARIPDKEFGLVTGEPVRFDFLGSTTRRHDAVGTVVEDWGGEIAPVATLETRLEGETGAVVPVTLQIKVTEVGTLELWCVARETDRKFKLEFNVRERGGR, encoded by the coding sequence ATGTCTGAACCCGTTTATGTGATAGGGATAGACCTGGGCACCACCAACAGCGTGGCAGCCTTTGCCAAAATCCCGGTCGATGAATATGATGAACCCGCCATAAACATTTTTAAGATTCCTCAACTGGTGGGGCCCGGCTCGATCGGAGAAAGCGCGGTGTTGCCGTCTTTCCTGTTCCTGCCGGCTCCCCACGATCTTCCGGAAGGGAGTCTTGAATTGCCCTGGGACAAGGGGAATTCCCTGGCAGTGGGAGAATTTGCGCGGGACCGGGGAGCCGAAATTCCTTTACGGGCGATTGCCTCCACCAAGTCATGGCTTTGCCATACCGGTGTAGACCGAAACGAGGCGATCCTCCCGTGGGAGGCCCCCGAGGACAGCCCCAAGCTGTCGCCGGTGGAGGCCTCTGCAGCCATTCTGAGGCACATCAAGGATAGCTGGAACCACGTCATGGCCGAGCATGATGAGAGGTTGCGTCTGGAGAACCAGGAGGTGTTCCTGACAGTCCCCGCGTCTTTTGATGCGGTGGCCAGGGACCTGACGGTCAAGGCGGCAGAACTGGCGGGTTTCCCCAAAAGCACCCTTCTCGAGGAACCCCAGGCCGCCTTTTATGCATGGCTGAACTCTGCAAAGGAAGGGTGGCGGGAACTGGTAAGCGTGGGGGATCGAATCCTGGTGGCGGACATAGGGGGTGGAACCACGGATTTCAGCCTGATCGAAGTCTCCCAGGAAGAGGGAGGACTGGCATTGGAACGGGTCGCCGTGGGGGACCATCTCTTGGTGGGCGGGGATAACATGGATTTGACCCTGGCGTATACCGTGGCCAACCGGCTGGCTGTGAAGGGGCAAAAGCTGGACGCCTACCAGATGAGGACCTTGTGTCACAGTTGCCGTTCAGCCAAAGAGCACCTATTCAGGGAGGAAGGGCTTGATGTCTGGCCCGTTACGATTCTGGGCAGGGGAAGCCGGTTGATCGGCAATACGATCAAAACCGAGTTGACATGGGGAGAGGTGGAGGAAGTCTTGACCCGCGGTTTTTTTCCGGAGTGCGACCGGACGGTTCGTCCACGGGAGCAGCTTCGCACCGGGATGAGGGAGATGGGCCTTTCGTATACGTCCGACCCGGCCGTTACTCACCATCTGGCCCGGTTTCTGGGCCAACAGGACGCTGCGTATGCCGAGGCCGGAGAGGGGAGGTTTGTATGCCCCACTGCGGTTCTTTTTAACGGGGGCGTTATGAAGGCCGGGGGCTTGAGAAGACGTGTGCTCGACCTCCTTTCATCATGGGCGGACAGCGAGAAACAGCCGCGACCTTCGGAAATTGAAACCCATGATTTTGACCTGGCCGTGGCAAGAGGCGCGGCATATTATGGCCTGGTCCGGCGGGGTAGAGGGGTGCGCATCCGCAGCGGGCTGTCAAGGACGTATTATATCGGGATTGAAGCCGCCATGCCGGCGGTTCCAGGGGTCCCTACACCGGTCAAGGCCTTATGCGTCGCCCCTTTTGGCATGGAAGAGGGCGCCGAGGCCCGGATCCCGGACAAGGAGTTCGGTCTGGTGACGGGCGAGCCTGTCAGGTTCGACTTCTTAGGCTCCACCACCCGCCGTCATGACGCCGTCGGTACGGTGGTGGAGGACTGGGGCGGAGAAATTGCACCGGTCGCCACCCTTGAAACCCGGCTGGAAGGGGAAACCGGGGCCGTTGTTCCCGTAACCCTTCAGATCAAGGTCACAGAGGTGGGGACCCTGGAGCTGTGGTGCGTCGCCCGGGAGACGGATCGGAAATTCAAGCTGGAGTTCAATGTGAGGGAAAGGGGAGGGCGTTGA
- a CDS encoding DUF2760 domain-containing protein yields MKTSDNSSRQLALWILVWFLVLGMVLAGVGYWELGLFKESLDTHQQKVLDPQLLAEIELSWRHITLRVASVLAAGLAVIGFLVWLNLRSAIRKGRTGDTRVAPSPPVRAGKEMAIPPEQSSEEKKAQARIDQRRSLHLLSLLQREGRLVDFLQENLQAYDDAQIGAAVRGIQESCRESLNKYVAPKPVIDRDEGESIMVDAGFDANSIRLTGNVSGRPPFRGTLQHRGWRTTGLNLPTLSGSQDPTIIAPAEVEIE; encoded by the coding sequence ATGAAAACATCAGATAATTCTTCTCGTCAGTTGGCACTCTGGATTTTGGTTTGGTTTCTGGTTTTGGGGATGGTGCTCGCCGGTGTCGGGTATTGGGAATTGGGACTATTCAAGGAGAGTCTGGATACACACCAACAGAAGGTCCTGGATCCTCAATTGTTGGCTGAAATTGAACTTTCCTGGCGGCATATAACCCTGAGAGTTGCTTCGGTTCTGGCAGCAGGTCTCGCGGTTATCGGATTTCTTGTCTGGTTGAACCTTCGTTCGGCGATTCGGAAGGGGAGGACAGGAGATACCCGGGTCGCACCGTCACCACCGGTCAGGGCAGGGAAAGAGATGGCAATACCCCCTGAACAGTCATCCGAGGAGAAGAAAGCGCAGGCAAGGATCGATCAGCGGAGATCTCTTCATCTCCTTTCTCTTTTGCAGAGGGAAGGGCGGCTGGTGGATTTTTTACAGGAGAACCTTCAGGCCTATGATGACGCTCAGATTGGGGCTGCTGTCAGGGGGATACAGGAGAGCTGCCGGGAAAGTCTGAATAAATATGTGGCCCCCAAGCCCGTCATCGACAGGGACGAAGGGGAATCGATAATGGTTGACGCCGGGTTTGACGCCAACAGCATCCGGCTCACAGGCAATGTGTCCGGCCGGCCCCCGTTCAGAGGGACCTTGCAGCACCGGGGCTGGCGGACTACCGGTCTGAATCTCCCTACCCTGTCAGGTTCTCAGGATCCCACCATTATCGCACCGGCAGAGGTGGAAATTGAGTAA